A window from Citrus sinensis cultivar Valencia sweet orange chromosome 3, DVS_A1.0, whole genome shotgun sequence encodes these proteins:
- the LOC102622667 gene encoding aspartic proteinase CDR1-like: METFLSCAFILFFLCLSVLSPAEAQTVGFSVELIHRDSPKSPFYNPNETPYQRLRNALNRSANRLRHFNKNSSVSSSKVSQADIIPNVGDYLIRISIGTPPVEILAVADTGSDLIWTQCQPCPPSQCYKQDNPLFDPQRSSTYKYLSCSSSQCAPPIKDSCSAEGNCRYSVSYGDDSFSNGDLATETVTVGSTSGQAVALPEIVFGCGTKNGGKFNSKTDGIVGLGGGDASLISQMKTTIAGKFSYCLVQQSSTKINFGTNGIVSGSGVVSTPLLAKNPKTFYSLTLDAISVGDQRLGVISGSNPGGDIVIDSGTTLTYLPPAYASKLLSVMSSMIAAQPVEGPYDLCYSISSRPQFPEVTIHFRDADVKLSPSNFFMNISEDLVCLVFSASNGTPVYGNIMQTNFLIGYDIEGRTVSFKPTDCSKQ; this comes from the exons ATGGAAACCTTCTTGAGTTGTGCATTCATTCTCTTCTTCCTTTGTCTCTCAGTTCTCTCTCCAGCAGAGGCTCAAACTGTAGGGTTCAGTGTTGAGCTGATCCACCGTGACTCTCCAAAGTCTCCCTTCTATAACCCTAATGAAACTCCCTACCAACGGTTGAGAAATGCTTTGAATCGTTCTGCCAATCGTCTCCGTCACTTCAATAAAAACTCATCAGTCTCTTCATCAAAAGTTTCCCAAGCTGATATAATACCTAATGTTGGTGACTATCTCATTCGTATATCAATCGGTACTCCCCCTGTTGAAATACTAGCTGTGGCTGACACAGGAAGTGATCTCATATGGACACAGTGTCAACCCTGCCCACCATCACAATGTTACAAGCAAGACAATCCACTTTTTGATCCCCAAAGGTCTTCCACTTACAAATATCTTTCTTGCTCATCGAGCCAATGCGCACCACCGATCAAAGATTCTTGCTCTGCGGAGGGGAATTGCAGATATTCAGTCTCCTACGGAGACGATTCTTTCTCAAATGGCGATCTAGCAACCGAAACTGTTACTGTGGGATCAACATCCGGACAGGCCGTGGCTCTGCCAGAAATAGTCTTCGGCTGTGGAACTAAAAATGGTGggaaatttaattcaaaaactgATGGCATCGTTGGGCTTGGGGGAGGTGATGCTTCCCTTATATCTCAAATGAAAACTACAATTGCAGGTAAATTCTCCTACTGCTTGGTGCAACAAAGCTCaaccaaaatcaattttggcACCAATGGAATTGTTTCAGGTTCTGGCGTAGTTTCTACTCCCTTGCTTGCTAAGAATCCCAAAACCTTCTATTCCCTCACACTCGATGCAATCAGTGTAGGAGATCAAAGACTAGGTGTTATATCAGGATCAAATCCGGGAGGAGACATTGTAATTGATTCCGGTACTACACTTACCTATTTACCACCAGCTTATGCCTCGAAATTGCTTTCAGTAATGTCCAGTATGATAGCGGCACAACCCGTTGAAGGGCCATATGATCTCTGCTACAGTATTA GTTCACGACCTCAATTTCCTGAAGTCACAATACATTTCAGAGATGCAGATGTAAAGTTGAGCCCTTCCAacttttttatgaatatttcaGAAGACCTTGTGTGTTTAGTTTTTAGTGCTAGCAATGGCACGCCAGTTTATGGTAACATTATGCAGACCAACTTTTTGATCGGCTATGACATTGAGGGACGCACGGTTTCGTTTAAACCAACTGACTGCTCCAAGCAGTAG